Proteins encoded together in one Amblyomma americanum isolate KBUSLIRL-KWMA chromosome 1, ASM5285725v1, whole genome shotgun sequence window:
- the LOC144124700 gene encoding uncharacterized protein LOC144124700 translates to MIAAVSGEPVSKGYVQSRSSQSLLLFQEDADGASPTGSTLNQACSHASGFIMVQSDHTYAGPSTEASASSLEPGTAGVAATLSASADLSPGALFSSSPLSYEG, encoded by the exons atgatagctgctgtctccggtgaacctgtttccaaggggtacgtccagagtcggtcgtcccagtcgctgctactcttccaagaag atgcagatggtgccagccctactggttctacgctgaaccaagcttgttcccacgccagtggcttcataatggttcagt ctgaccacacatatgcaggaccaagcactgaagcaagcgcttcatctctggaacctggcacggcaggggtggccgcaacactgtcagcgagTGCTGATCTGTCACCAGGAGCTCTGTTCAGCAGTTCGCCTCTTTCTTATGAAGGTTAG